One part of the Marinobacter sp. MDS2 genome encodes these proteins:
- the plsY gene encoding glycerol-3-phosphate 1-O-acyltransferase PlsY, producing METASQPIFIVLLCFGAYLAGSVLFAIPVCRAWRLPDPRAQGSSNPGATNVFRAGGWQPALTTLALDALKGWLPVWLANQAGMSIMVQAIVALSAVTGHMIPVFFRFKGGKGVATALGAGLALAPLTTLLMAAVWLLVIWRSRISALASIIAIGSGPIISAILEPETLPLFGLLTLLIVVRHRNNLIRLAQGRETGL from the coding sequence ATGGAAACTGCTAGCCAACCGATCTTCATTGTTTTGCTCTGTTTTGGGGCCTATCTCGCCGGATCGGTGCTGTTTGCCATCCCGGTTTGCCGTGCATGGCGACTTCCAGACCCACGCGCTCAGGGCTCCAGCAATCCGGGGGCCACGAATGTGTTTCGCGCGGGAGGATGGCAACCGGCGCTCACCACCCTCGCCCTCGATGCCCTGAAAGGCTGGCTACCGGTTTGGCTGGCTAATCAGGCCGGCATGTCGATTATGGTGCAGGCCATCGTCGCTTTGAGCGCCGTGACCGGGCACATGATTCCGGTTTTTTTCCGATTCAAAGGCGGGAAAGGTGTCGCCACCGCGCTCGGTGCCGGATTGGCGCTCGCGCCGCTCACCACCCTGCTGATGGCCGCTGTTTGGCTTTTGGTGATTTGGCGTTCGCGGATCAGCGCATTGGCGTCGATCATAGCCATCGGCTCTGGCCCGATCATCAGCGCGATTCTGGAACCGGAAACCTTACCGCTGTTCGGCCTGCTGACATTGCTTATCGTGGTTCGCCACCGCAACAACCTGATCCGGCTGGCCCA
- the folB gene encoding dihydroneopterin aldolase yields the protein MADVVLVEGLAVETVIGVYDWEREITQRLLVDLEMAWDNRVPAASDDVADALDYAAVSERVGQCIQALQPQLLETAAEAVATMLQQDFGVSWLRLTINKPGAVPAASSVGVRIERGQR from the coding sequence TTGGCAGATGTGGTGTTAGTGGAAGGTTTGGCGGTCGAAACGGTTATCGGAGTATACGACTGGGAGAGGGAAATTACCCAGCGTCTGCTGGTGGATCTGGAAATGGCCTGGGACAACCGGGTGCCGGCCGCAAGCGATGATGTTGCCGATGCCCTCGATTACGCAGCCGTGAGTGAAAGGGTCGGCCAGTGCATTCAGGCACTGCAGCCCCAATTGCTCGAGACGGCCGCGGAAGCGGTTGCCACCATGCTGCAGCAGGACTTTGGTGTGAGCTGGTTGCGGCTGACCATCAATAAACCCGGTGCCGTCCCGGCGGCCAGCTCTGTGGGTGTTCGGATCGAGCGAGGTCAGCGCTGA
- the folK gene encoding 2-amino-4-hydroxy-6-hydroxymethyldihydropteridine diphosphokinase, which translates to MVRVLLGIGSNVERYRHVGLALDALQEMFGELSVSPVYESEPVGFSGSNFLNLAVGFHTELPVPELSQRLKQMELDFGRRPDAPRFSPRTLDLDILTYGDEIGVVAGVELPRGEILKNAFVLKPLADIVPNETHPVNGRCYRDLWQDYSTDQRLWPVDFSWQGRQISAAVS; encoded by the coding sequence ATGGTGAGGGTGCTTCTGGGGATCGGCAGCAATGTTGAACGCTACCGGCATGTGGGGCTCGCGCTGGACGCCTTGCAGGAAATGTTTGGCGAGTTGTCGGTGTCGCCGGTGTATGAGAGTGAACCGGTGGGATTTTCAGGCTCCAATTTTCTGAATCTGGCGGTGGGGTTTCATACGGAGTTACCCGTGCCCGAGTTGTCGCAGCGGTTAAAGCAGATGGAGCTGGATTTTGGCCGCCGCCCGGATGCTCCCCGGTTCAGCCCGCGCACCTTGGATTTGGATATCCTTACCTACGGCGACGAAATCGGTGTTGTTGCCGGCGTGGAATTGCCCCGGGGGGAAATCCTGAAAAATGCCTTTGTATTGAAACCGTTGGCGGATATCGTGCCGAACGAGACGCACCCTGTAAACGGGCGGTGTTACCGCGATCTGTGGCAAGACTATAGCACCGACCAGAGGCTCTGGCCGGTGGATTTTAGCTGGCAGGGCCGGCAGATTTCAGCGGCGGTTAGCTGA